TTAGCAAAGCCGTTGTGAGAGAAACCAAGAAAGGTTTCAGGGTAGAATCAATACCTTTCTTATCCAGTGCCTTGCCCAGTATTCTACCGACTACACCTGAAAGTTTCCATCCAATGGCAAAGGTAATCACTGCCAAAATTACCTTCGGCGTCCATTCCACGGCTTCGTTCCAGATCACATCGATCCATTGCTGTGTATTTATATCTGATAGAAGAGTATTCATCGCCCAAGTGGTACTACGGCTAAGTACCAATGTCACAAGATTTTTTGCCTAACAGCTTAACAAATATGACATCACCACGAAAAAGGCCTTTCTCGATGAGAAAGGCCTAAATACAAAGCTGTCAGAATAATTACTTCAAGAGCTCCTTGGCTGATTCAGGAACGGAACCTTTGCCCTTCTCACGAATCGTATCTTTCCAAAGCTCAGTCGTCTTCATTTCAGTCTCACCGCCGGTAGCTAGGAAGAAACCATCCTCAACTTTACCAGCATCAATATTCTTTGACGGTGTGGGATCAGCGGTAAATTTGAACTTCAGTAACGGAGACCACTTACCTTCAGCATCCATCCACCATCCGTTCTTATAATCCGCAACACGCGCAACTTTCGCGGAATGGTAGTTACGTCGGAAATCTTCCACAAAAGAATAGAGACCTCTACCTAGTCTACCACCTTTGGTCAGGGTTTGGAACTCAGTCATCAGCTGCCAAGTCTTACGATTGTTGTCATAAAACCAACCTTTGTACTTCGTCATCTTATCACCGACGGGCTCAGCTCTGACGAAGAACTTGATATTCTCACCTATCTTCCAGTCATAGTCATAAAAGCTCTGGCCACCCGTACCTTCACCTCCAAATCGCCCGGTGCGCACACCCTCACCTTTTTCAATAAGCTTAGCCCTGTTTTCATCAGGTACTTTACGAGGGTCCTGGCCATGATCCGGTTCCCACACTGAGAAGATCATCACTTTCTTCCCGTTCGCCAACTCTTGCATACCGAAGTAGCCCTTGTTGAAGCCCAGAGCACAGAAGTAGGTACCCGGGGAAGATTTCTTCACCTCCACCTCCATGTAAGCTGCAGCTGCATCGTGCTGGATATCTTTATAACTCAAATGTACGGAGCGGCACTGTCTCTTGGCCAGCTCCGCTGGTTCGATCGCATGAGTTGTAGCGCTGAAGCCCAGAGCCAAGGTAGTGAGAGCAAAGATTGTTCTAATCATAATCACTAAACTTAACGTCACCGAGTGAACTTTCAACTCATCAAATTTAATGACTTATTGATTTATTTGCGCCCACTCCGACAGCCTCTGAACTCTCAAAATTATTAACTGCGGACACAAAAAAGCCCGCACTCAGCTTTCACTAAGTGCGGGCATATAACCTGGCGACGACCT
This sequence is a window from Rubritalea squalenifaciens DSM 18772. Protein-coding genes within it:
- a CDS encoding DUF3472 domain-containing protein, which codes for MIRTIFALTTLALGFSATTHAIEPAELAKRQCRSVHLSYKDIQHDAAAAYMEVEVKKSSPGTYFCALGFNKGYFGMQELANGKKVMIFSVWEPDHGQDPRKVPDENRAKLIEKGEGVRTGRFGGEGTGGQSFYDYDWKIGENIKFFVRAEPVGDKMTKYKGWFYDNNRKTWQLMTEFQTLTKGGRLGRGLYSFVEDFRRNYHSAKVARVADYKNGWWMDAEGKWSPLLKFKFTADPTPSKNIDAGKVEDGFFLATGGETEMKTTELWKDTIREKGKGSVPESAKELLK